One window of Leifsonia sp. AK011 genomic DNA carries:
- a CDS encoding aminotransferase class V-fold PLP-dependent enzyme: protein MRESHGEQFEGAPLFLNSATYGLPSRRTSEALRQSLRAWELGELAPMDFDESVALARAAFARMAGFSEGDVAMGGSVSALLGLVASALPDGTSVATFTHEFTSVTAPFDAQGRGISVTALEPGELERRAGEFDVVTVSLVQSSDGRMLDVAVLREAIAGTSTRVILDVTQAMGWMKLDVAWADAVVGGSYKWLLSPRGAAWMAVQPSLAETLVPHAANWYSSETPWSNTYALPSLQAQDARRFDASPAWFTLLGAGIAMPWLASLDATAVHAHCVGLANTVRSSLGLPLADSAILALDVPDAAARLESAGIRAAVRAGRARVSFHLYNDVSDVEALLGALR, encoded by the coding sequence ATGCGCGAATCCCACGGTGAACAGTTCGAGGGCGCCCCGCTCTTCCTCAACTCGGCGACGTACGGGCTGCCCTCCCGGCGCACCTCTGAGGCACTCCGGCAGTCACTCCGCGCGTGGGAGCTCGGCGAGCTCGCACCCATGGACTTCGACGAGTCTGTGGCGCTCGCCCGTGCGGCCTTCGCGCGGATGGCGGGGTTCTCCGAGGGCGATGTGGCGATGGGCGGGAGCGTGTCGGCGTTGCTGGGGCTCGTGGCATCCGCGCTGCCCGACGGCACCAGCGTTGCCACCTTCACCCACGAGTTCACGAGCGTGACCGCACCGTTCGACGCGCAGGGCAGGGGCATCAGCGTCACGGCGCTCGAGCCGGGCGAGCTGGAGCGTCGGGCCGGCGAGTTCGATGTGGTGACCGTGAGTCTGGTGCAGTCGTCCGACGGGCGGATGCTCGATGTGGCCGTGCTGCGGGAGGCCATTGCCGGAACCTCCACCCGCGTCATCCTCGACGTGACCCAGGCCATGGGATGGATGAAGTTGGATGTCGCGTGGGCCGACGCCGTGGTCGGTGGCAGCTACAAGTGGCTGCTGTCGCCGCGCGGGGCAGCGTGGATGGCGGTGCAGCCGTCGCTCGCCGAGACGCTCGTGCCGCACGCGGCCAACTGGTACTCCTCCGAGACACCGTGGTCGAACACGTACGCGCTGCCCTCACTGCAGGCCCAGGACGCCCGCCGCTTCGACGCCTCCCCCGCGTGGTTCACCCTGCTGGGTGCTGGCATCGCGATGCCGTGGCTCGCCTCGCTGGATGCCACGGCAGTACACGCCCATTGTGTGGGCCTCGCGAACACTGTGCGCTCCTCACTCGGCCTCCCTCTGGCGGACTCCGCGATCCTCGCGCTGGACGTGCCCGACGCCGCCGCGCGGCTCGAGTCCGCGGGCATCCGTGCGGCGGTGCGCGCTGGCCGCGCGCGGGTGAGCTTCCACCTGTACAACGACGTGAGCGACGTGGAGGCGCTGCTGGGAGCTTTGCGGTAG
- a CDS encoding Cof-type HAD-IIB family hydrolase: MAVFCSDIDGTLLNSQRTISDRTIRAITAVRDAGHSFVLCSSRMPASLRALERLYDATDAPLVSYNGGLVLSAAGRVVSSTPIPADAARQIFDLCAGLGVHASFYASDDWYAWERDRWAEREISNTGVSPRSETAEYYVASGEIDSAPPHKIMCMGEPALIDLIEQLVVRLPDAVGYRSKATYLEIGNVRCDKGTGIRDLEADLGVAVSECYFFGDNYNDLPAFAAVGTAIAVANAQDAVLEAADVVTAGHHEDGVAQYLEEWLRGS; encoded by the coding sequence ATGGCCGTTTTCTGTTCCGACATCGACGGGACCCTCCTCAACTCGCAACGCACCATCTCCGATCGCACCATCCGCGCGATCACCGCTGTGCGCGACGCCGGACACAGCTTTGTGCTCTGCTCCTCACGCATGCCGGCATCGCTGAGGGCGCTCGAACGGCTCTACGACGCGACGGATGCCCCGCTCGTCTCCTACAACGGAGGCCTGGTGCTCTCCGCCGCAGGCCGTGTGGTCAGCAGCACCCCGATCCCCGCGGATGCCGCGCGCCAGATCTTCGACCTGTGCGCGGGCCTCGGGGTGCACGCGAGCTTCTACGCGAGCGACGACTGGTACGCCTGGGAGCGCGACCGGTGGGCGGAGCGCGAGATCAGCAATACCGGTGTCTCGCCGCGGTCCGAGACGGCCGAGTACTACGTGGCAAGCGGCGAGATCGACAGCGCACCGCCGCACAAGATCATGTGCATGGGCGAGCCGGCGTTGATCGACCTGATCGAGCAGCTCGTAGTTCGCCTCCCCGACGCTGTCGGGTACCGCTCGAAGGCGACCTACCTGGAGATCGGCAACGTGCGATGTGACAAGGGGACGGGCATCCGCGACCTCGAGGCCGACCTCGGGGTTGCGGTGAGCGAGTGCTACTTCTTCGGCGACAACTACAACGACCTGCCGGCGTTCGCCGCAGTGGGCACGGCCATCGCTGTCGCCAACGCACAGGATGCCGTGCTCGAGGCCGCGGATGTTGTCACTGCGGGCCACCACGAGGATGGGGTCGCGCAGTACCTGGAGGAGTGGTTGCGGGGGAGCTGA